One part of the Futiania mangrovi genome encodes these proteins:
- a CDS encoding branched-chain amino acid ABC transporter permease: MLSDGGFWIVQILNSLQLAMLLFLLSVGLTVIFGLMNFVNLAHGSLYAAGALIGYSVSMWTGSVWWAYLLAPVAVMALGWALYGLVIDRMRKAGPMNQVLVTFGLIFVLMDVQRYIWGTDQVGVQNAPFSGSIEILGQIYPEYRLFIIAVGLGVFALLYLSLEYTRLGAEVRAGVDDAETASCLGVNVERTFLIVFLIGCALAGLAGAVALPAFSAEAGMGIAILIPTLVVVVVGGLGSLTGALAGSLLIATTLTFGQVFLPKFAGILMYALLVVILLVRPQGLFPARS, translated from the coding sequence GTGCTCAGCGATGGTGGATTCTGGATCGTGCAGATCCTGAACAGCCTGCAGCTCGCCATGCTGCTGTTTCTTCTGTCGGTGGGGCTGACCGTCATCTTCGGCCTGATGAACTTCGTGAACCTGGCGCATGGGTCGCTCTATGCGGCGGGTGCGCTGATCGGCTATTCGGTCTCGATGTGGACCGGAAGCGTGTGGTGGGCCTACCTGCTGGCGCCGGTCGCGGTCATGGCGCTCGGCTGGGCGCTCTACGGTCTCGTCATCGACCGGATGCGCAAGGCGGGGCCGATGAACCAGGTGTTGGTGACCTTCGGCCTGATCTTCGTGCTGATGGACGTGCAGCGCTACATCTGGGGAACGGACCAGGTGGGCGTGCAGAACGCGCCCTTCTCCGGCTCTATCGAGATCCTGGGGCAGATCTACCCCGAATACCGGTTGTTCATCATCGCGGTGGGGCTGGGCGTCTTCGCGCTGCTCTATCTCTCGCTCGAATACACGCGGCTCGGCGCGGAGGTGCGCGCGGGCGTCGACGACGCGGAAACGGCGAGCTGCCTTGGCGTGAACGTGGAGCGGACTTTCCTCATCGTGTTCCTGATCGGCTGCGCGCTGGCGGGGCTTGCGGGCGCGGTTGCGCTGCCGGCCTTCTCGGCAGAGGCGGGCATGGGCATCGCCATCCTGATCCCGACGCTGGTGGTCGTCGTGGTGGGCGGGCTCGGCAGCCTGACGGGCGCGCTCGCGGGCTCGCTGCTGATCGCCACGACGTTGACCTTCGGACAGGTGTTCCTGCCGAAGTTCGCAGGCATCCTGATGTACGCGCTGCTGGTCGTGATCCTGCTCGTGCGGCCGCAGGGCCTCTTCCCGGCGCGGAGCTGA
- a CDS encoding glutamine synthetase family protein → MDGSGQTDGAERLKAAQDLETLLAAYPEMRFIDALFIDLCGIARGKRLTVDEARNMAGGTVQIPRSIYALDVTGDSLDPDGFGFRDGDPDVTAVPVAGTFAPRFFRADGKEPVVGQVLMEFEDKTPPVIEPRAVLAHVAERFGETGFTPVCALELEFFLIDRERNADGSPRPPRAPGSNRPETRRSVYDMRSLDNFSAFVTDVDRMAQLQGIPATVATSEFAPGQFEINLRHVDDPVEAADDAALLRHLVTNVADAHGYDCTFMSKPFPAEAGSGLHLHLSLAGAGGRNVFDDGGRDGADLLRHAIGGCLALMPASMAVFAANRNAYRRFQPNLFVPMAPCWGYNNRSVAVRVPAGPAHARRLEHRVAGAEANPYLALAALLAGVHHGVTNRIDPGPATAGNASERHDPSLPGTIDAALDVAGADEILRGYLQEGYLSLYLETKRLELEKFRTFVSPLEYQWYL, encoded by the coding sequence ATGGACGGCAGTGGACAGACAGACGGAGCCGAACGGCTGAAGGCGGCGCAGGACCTGGAAACGCTTCTCGCGGCCTATCCGGAGATGCGCTTCATCGACGCGCTGTTCATCGACCTGTGCGGCATCGCGCGGGGCAAGCGGCTGACGGTCGACGAGGCCCGCAACATGGCCGGAGGGACAGTGCAGATCCCGCGGTCGATCTACGCCCTCGACGTGACCGGGGACAGCCTGGACCCGGACGGCTTCGGCTTCCGCGACGGCGATCCGGACGTGACCGCGGTGCCGGTCGCGGGAACGTTCGCGCCGCGCTTCTTCCGCGCCGACGGCAAGGAGCCTGTGGTCGGCCAGGTGCTGATGGAGTTCGAGGACAAGACCCCGCCGGTCATCGAACCGCGCGCGGTTCTGGCCCACGTGGCGGAGCGCTTCGGGGAGACGGGTTTCACGCCGGTCTGCGCGCTGGAGCTGGAATTCTTCCTGATCGACCGGGAGCGGAACGCCGACGGCTCCCCGCGCCCGCCGCGCGCGCCGGGCTCCAACCGGCCGGAGACGCGCCGGTCGGTCTATGACATGCGCTCGCTCGACAATTTCTCGGCCTTCGTGACCGATGTCGACCGGATGGCGCAGCTTCAGGGCATCCCGGCGACGGTCGCCACGTCGGAGTTCGCGCCCGGCCAGTTCGAGATCAACCTGCGCCACGTCGACGATCCCGTGGAGGCGGCAGACGACGCGGCGCTGCTGCGTCACCTGGTCACGAACGTGGCGGACGCGCACGGCTACGACTGCACCTTCATGTCGAAACCCTTCCCGGCGGAGGCGGGCAGCGGCCTGCACCTGCACCTCAGCCTCGCAGGCGCGGGCGGCCGCAACGTGTTCGACGACGGCGGACGCGACGGGGCGGACCTGCTGCGCCACGCGATCGGCGGCTGCCTGGCGCTGATGCCCGCGTCCATGGCGGTGTTCGCCGCGAACCGGAACGCCTACCGCCGCTTCCAGCCCAACCTGTTCGTGCCGATGGCGCCGTGCTGGGGCTACAACAACCGCTCGGTCGCGGTGCGCGTCCCAGCGGGACCGGCGCATGCCCGCCGGCTGGAGCACCGGGTCGCGGGCGCGGAGGCCAACCCCTATCTCGCGCTCGCGGCCTTGCTCGCGGGCGTGCACCACGGCGTCACCAATCGCATCGATCCGGGACCGGCAACCGCGGGCAATGCGAGCGAGCGGCACGACCCCAGCCTGCCGGGCACGATCGACGCGGCCCTCGACGTGGCGGGCGCGGACGAGATCCTGCGCGGGTACCTGCAGGAGGGGTACCTGTCGCTCTACCTGGAGACCAAGCGCCTGGAACTGGAGAAGTTCAGGACGTTCGTCTCGCCCTTGGAGTATCAGTGGTATCTGTGA
- a CDS encoding NAD-dependent epimerase/dehydratase family protein, producing the protein MSSFLVTGGAGFIGSHLVVRLLEAGHDVRVLDDLSTGKRENVPAGVELVIGCVSDPATVAAAMADMDGCFHLAAIASVARCNEDWQFSHRVNLGGGINVYEAASALSGGPVPVVYASSAAIYGDTDLLPIAEETTPRPQTPYGADKLGLEHQARAHAHVRGMSSIGLRFFNVYGPRQDPSSPYSGVIARFADLLSAGRAITIYGSGEQTRDFVYVGDVVTACVAAMTSLKARPAAQPRADVYNVCTGRTTSVLQLAQTLGALLGVNSRPQHAPARPGDIFASYGDPAALARALGVTAEVELKDGLARLLDWSGQRAVVTDTTDTPRARRTS; encoded by the coding sequence ATGAGCAGCTTTCTCGTCACCGGCGGCGCCGGCTTCATCGGTTCGCATCTCGTAGTGCGCCTGCTCGAGGCGGGCCATGACGTGCGCGTCCTGGACGATCTTTCGACCGGAAAGCGGGAGAACGTGCCCGCTGGCGTCGAACTGGTCATCGGCTGCGTCAGCGATCCCGCGACCGTGGCCGCGGCGATGGCGGACATGGATGGCTGCTTCCACCTTGCGGCAATCGCGTCGGTCGCCCGCTGCAACGAGGACTGGCAGTTCTCCCACCGGGTCAACCTCGGCGGCGGGATCAATGTCTACGAGGCCGCATCCGCGCTGAGCGGCGGCCCGGTTCCTGTGGTCTATGCGTCGAGTGCGGCAATCTACGGCGACACCGACCTGCTTCCGATTGCGGAAGAGACGACACCCCGGCCGCAGACGCCCTATGGCGCCGACAAGCTTGGGCTGGAGCATCAGGCCCGCGCCCACGCCCATGTGCGGGGCATGTCCTCGATCGGCCTGCGCTTCTTCAATGTCTACGGGCCGCGCCAGGACCCCTCGTCGCCCTATTCCGGCGTGATCGCGCGCTTTGCGGACCTTCTGTCGGCGGGCCGGGCCATCACGATCTACGGCAGCGGCGAGCAGACGCGCGACTTCGTCTATGTGGGCGACGTGGTGACCGCCTGCGTGGCGGCCATGACCTCGCTGAAGGCGCGCCCCGCCGCGCAGCCGCGCGCCGACGTCTACAACGTCTGTACCGGCCGCACGACCAGCGTGCTGCAGCTTGCCCAGACGCTGGGCGCGCTCCTCGGCGTGAACTCGCGGCCGCAGCACGCCCCCGCGCGCCCCGGCGACATCTTTGCCTCCTACGGCGATCCGGCGGCACTCGCCCGTGCGCTCGGCGTCACGGCGGAGGTCGAGTTGAAGGACGGCCTGGCCCGCCTGCTCGACTGGTCGGGCCAGCGCGCGGTCGTCACAGATACCACTGATACTCCAAGGGCGAGACGAACGTCCTGA
- the pepN gene encoding aminopeptidase N has protein sequence MTYRTEQPRTIRLAEYSPPAWLVDEVALDIVLHPDRTRVTARLSMRRNPAAAGGADDIVLDGRGLPLLALKVDGRALSPGEITKTDETLTVPGGLVAGRDRVSVETETEIAPAANTALEGLYLSKTCYCTQCEAHGFRKITFYPDRPDVLAVFRTRITGDPAKTPVMLSNGNKVGEGTLPDGRAWVEWHDPFPKPAYLFALVAGDLALVEDSFTTMSGREVALQIYVEHGNEDRTAYAMDALKRSMRWDEEAYGREYDLDLFMIVAVSDFNMGAMENKGLNIFNAKYILAKPDTATDLDYALIEGIIAHEYFHNWTGNRVTCRDWFQLCLKEGLTVFRDQQFSADMRSAPVKRIEDVRALRARQFPEDAGPLAHPVRPEAYIEINNFYTATVYEKGSELCRMLHLLLGAEGFRKGTDLYFDRHDGEAATVEDFIAAMAEANGRDLSQFARWYSQAGTPVVSAAGTYDADARTYTLDVRQTTRPTPGQPAKSPMHMPMRMGLVGEDGTPLPLRLQGEEQGDTPTDRVLELTGESHRFVFEGVDRRPIPSLFRGFSAPVRLETGLGEAEDLKLLAADPDPFNRWEAGQRHGRRRLLALMGEALVQKPFSGDPDFCEGLGAVLADEALDPAFKALALQMPTAHAIVQEVTDADPDAIFAARQALQAEIASHLKAPLLAAYERLSGAGDYSPDAADAGRRSLRNVALHYLSLLDDPDCRDLAADQFRAADNMTDTMAALATLTNMETPAREEALAAFYDRFKDDELVLDKWFSVQATSWRPDALQQVQTLTGHPAFTMRVPNRVYALIGGFASGNPVRFHGSDGAGYRFLADRVLMLDKTNPMVAARLLPALSAWKRYEPGRRALMKAELERIAATEPLSKDVYEIAQRLLAA, from the coding sequence ATGACGTACCGTACCGAGCAGCCCCGCACGATCCGGCTCGCCGAATACAGCCCCCCGGCGTGGCTGGTGGACGAGGTTGCGCTCGACATCGTGCTCCATCCCGACCGCACGCGGGTTACCGCCCGCCTTTCCATGCGCCGCAATCCGGCCGCGGCGGGTGGCGCGGACGACATCGTGCTCGACGGGCGCGGCCTGCCCTTGCTGGCGCTGAAGGTCGACGGGCGGGCGCTGAGCCCTGGCGAGATCACCAAGACGGACGAGACCCTGACCGTGCCCGGCGGTCTCGTTGCCGGCCGCGACCGCGTCAGCGTCGAGACCGAGACCGAGATCGCGCCCGCCGCGAACACCGCGCTCGAGGGGCTCTATCTCTCCAAGACCTGTTACTGCACGCAGTGCGAGGCGCACGGCTTCCGCAAGATCACCTTCTATCCCGACCGGCCGGACGTGCTGGCGGTCTTCCGCACGCGGATCACCGGTGACCCCGCCAAGACGCCGGTGATGCTGTCGAACGGCAACAAGGTTGGCGAGGGCACGCTGCCCGACGGGCGCGCCTGGGTCGAATGGCACGACCCCTTCCCCAAGCCCGCCTATCTCTTCGCTCTGGTGGCGGGGGATCTCGCGCTCGTCGAGGACAGTTTCACCACCATGTCGGGGCGCGAGGTGGCGCTGCAGATCTATGTCGAACACGGCAACGAGGACCGCACCGCCTACGCGATGGATGCCCTCAAGCGCTCGATGCGCTGGGACGAGGAGGCGTACGGGCGCGAATACGACCTCGATCTCTTCATGATCGTGGCCGTCTCCGACTTCAACATGGGCGCGATGGAGAACAAGGGCCTCAACATCTTCAACGCGAAATACATCCTCGCCAAACCGGACACCGCCACCGACCTCGACTACGCCCTGATCGAGGGGATCATCGCGCATGAATACTTCCACAACTGGACCGGCAACCGGGTGACCTGCCGGGACTGGTTCCAGCTCTGCCTGAAGGAGGGGCTGACGGTCTTCCGCGACCAGCAGTTTTCCGCCGACATGCGTTCCGCGCCGGTGAAGAGGATCGAGGACGTGCGCGCGCTCCGCGCCCGCCAGTTCCCGGAGGATGCGGGCCCCCTCGCCCATCCCGTCCGGCCCGAGGCCTATATCGAGATCAACAACTTCTACACGGCGACCGTCTACGAGAAGGGCTCCGAGCTGTGCCGGATGCTGCACCTCCTGCTGGGCGCTGAGGGCTTCCGCAAGGGCACCGACCTCTATTTCGACCGGCACGACGGAGAGGCCGCGACGGTCGAGGACTTCATCGCCGCCATGGCCGAAGCGAACGGCCGCGATCTTTCGCAGTTCGCCCGCTGGTATTCCCAGGCCGGGACGCCCGTCGTGAGCGCGGCCGGAACCTATGACGCGGACGCGCGCACCTACACGCTCGACGTGCGCCAGACCACGCGCCCGACCCCCGGCCAGCCCGCCAAATCGCCGATGCACATGCCGATGCGCATGGGACTCGTCGGCGAGGACGGTACGCCCCTGCCCCTGCGGCTTCAGGGGGAAGAACAGGGCGACACACCCACCGACCGCGTGCTGGAACTGACGGGGGAGAGCCACCGCTTCGTTTTCGAGGGTGTGGACCGGCGCCCCATTCCGTCGCTCTTCCGTGGCTTCTCCGCGCCCGTACGGCTCGAAACCGGGCTTGGCGAGGCTGAGGATCTCAAGCTGCTCGCCGCCGATCCCGACCCCTTCAACCGGTGGGAGGCCGGTCAGCGCCACGGCCGCCGCCGCCTCCTCGCCCTGATGGGGGAGGCGCTGGTGCAGAAGCCCTTCTCCGGCGATCCCGATTTCTGCGAGGGGCTGGGCGCGGTGCTGGCCGACGAGGCACTCGACCCGGCGTTCAAGGCGCTGGCGCTGCAGATGCCGACGGCGCATGCCATCGTGCAGGAGGTGACGGACGCGGACCCGGACGCGATCTTCGCCGCCCGCCAGGCCCTGCAGGCCGAGATCGCGTCACACCTGAAGGCCCCGCTGCTCGCGGCCTACGAGCGGCTGTCGGGCGCAGGCGACTACAGCCCGGACGCCGCAGACGCAGGCCGCCGCTCGCTGCGCAATGTCGCGCTGCATTACCTGAGCCTGCTCGACGACCCTGACTGCCGCGACCTCGCGGCGGACCAGTTTCGCGCGGCCGACAACATGACTGACACCATGGCGGCGCTCGCTACTCTCACCAACATGGAGACGCCCGCGCGGGAGGAGGCGCTGGCCGCCTTCTACGACCGCTTCAAGGACGACGAGCTGGTGCTCGACAAGTGGTTCTCGGTGCAGGCTACCTCCTGGCGGCCCGACGCACTTCAGCAGGTTCAGACCCTGACCGGGCATCCGGCCTTCACCATGCGGGTTCCGAACCGCGTCTATGCGCTGATCGGCGGCTTCGCCAGCGGCAACCCGGTGCGCTTCCACGGGTCCGACGGGGCGGGCTACCGGTTCCTTGCGGACCGCGTGCTGATGCTCGACAAGACGAACCCGATGGTGGCTGCGCGCCTTCTCCCTGCGCTGTCGGCGTGGAAGCGCTACGAGCCCGGGCGCCGCGCGCTGATGAAGGCGGAACTGGAGCGCATCGCCGCGACCGAGCCGCTATCCAAGGATGTCTACGAGATTGCGCAGCGGCTTCTCGCGGCGTAA
- a CDS encoding NAD(P)/FAD-dependent oxidoreductase, whose product MAGLYDAALYRFDQPVPSFWEAVSGGGEARALRPLAGDVETEVAVIGGGYTGLSAALHLVRDHGLSCAVLEAGHIGWGASGRNGGIVGLNCTKRTIRGLEETYGEAETRAFLNSQVEAVDLVAGLIAEHGIAAEAVGDAEFGVSHDRKGFEALTQLCDGYGKYGIGATLYTQASFAREFYDAREQHGALKVHCGFAINPLRLVQGLAHAAAAAGARLFPRSAVLEWRREAGGHMLVTRTGTVRAKRVIVAVNGFLDEGLHFGLAGRFLPVISNILVTEPLSPDLRAAHNWRTLCPMWSTRTLLFYYRMLPDGRFLFGARGDTSGRAEDGARMRGWMERRLAEVFPHWAGVKTEHFWRGLICMTRNRVPALGLLDGDESVSFAMGYHGNGVNSAVWAGRALARALALGKDGWAAIPAIYRGGAPRFPFPELRRLYLAGAFLYYRATDR is encoded by the coding sequence ATGGCGGGCCTCTACGATGCGGCGTTGTACCGGTTCGATCAGCCGGTGCCGAGTTTCTGGGAGGCGGTATCGGGCGGCGGCGAGGCGCGTGCGCTCCGCCCGCTCGCGGGCGACGTCGAGACCGAGGTCGCGGTTATCGGCGGCGGCTATACGGGACTTTCCGCTGCACTGCACCTCGTCCGCGACCACGGCTTGTCCTGCGCGGTTCTCGAAGCTGGACACATAGGCTGGGGCGCATCGGGGCGAAATGGCGGCATCGTCGGCCTCAACTGCACCAAGCGCACGATCCGGGGGCTGGAGGAAACCTATGGCGAAGCGGAAACGCGCGCGTTCCTGAACAGCCAGGTGGAGGCGGTCGACCTGGTCGCCGGCCTGATCGCCGAACACGGGATCGCTGCGGAGGCCGTGGGCGACGCGGAGTTCGGGGTGTCCCACGACCGCAAGGGGTTCGAGGCGCTGACCCAATTGTGCGACGGCTACGGCAAGTACGGCATCGGTGCGACACTCTACACCCAGGCGTCGTTCGCGCGGGAGTTCTACGACGCACGCGAGCAGCACGGCGCGCTGAAGGTGCACTGCGGCTTCGCGATCAATCCGCTGCGGCTTGTGCAGGGCCTCGCGCATGCGGCGGCGGCGGCGGGAGCCCGGCTGTTCCCGAGAAGCGCCGTCCTCGAGTGGCGGCGCGAGGCGGGCGGGCATATGCTCGTGACGCGGACGGGCACCGTGCGGGCGAAGCGGGTGATCGTCGCGGTCAACGGCTTTCTGGACGAAGGGCTGCACTTCGGTCTTGCCGGGCGGTTCCTGCCGGTGATCTCCAACATCCTCGTGACGGAACCGCTGAGCCCCGACCTCAGGGCCGCGCACAACTGGCGCACGCTGTGCCCGATGTGGAGCACGCGGACGCTGCTGTTCTACTACCGGATGCTGCCCGATGGGCGGTTCCTGTTCGGTGCGCGCGGCGACACCAGCGGACGGGCGGAGGACGGGGCGCGCATGCGGGGCTGGATGGAACGGCGGCTGGCGGAGGTCTTTCCGCACTGGGCCGGCGTGAAGACGGAGCACTTCTGGCGCGGGCTGATCTGCATGACGCGGAACCGGGTGCCGGCGCTAGGGCTTCTCGACGGCGACGAGAGCGTGAGTTTCGCCATGGGCTATCATGGAAACGGGGTCAACAGCGCGGTCTGGGCGGGCAGGGCGCTGGCGCGCGCGCTGGCCCTCGGCAAGGATGGCTGGGCCGCGATCCCGGCGATCTACCGGGGAGGGGCGCCGCGGTTTCCCTTTCCCGAGTTGCGGCGGCTCTACCTCGCCGGCGCGTTCCTGTATTACCGTGCGACGGACAGGTGA
- a CDS encoding ABC transporter ATP-binding protein, with protein sequence MLRAENLVKTFGALEVTKRVSIHVPIGVRHAIIGPNGAGKTTLFNLIAGELQPSAGRILIGETDVTRLAPDGRARLGLARSFQKNNLFPRQTVRENLVLADIAARGYGWEFWPRLSARKDAHARAAAAAERVGLADMLDRTVSALSYGAQRQLEVGLALVAEPKILLLDEPTSGMSPEETARMLRLVDDLPRDLAVLLIEHDMDLVFAHADRITVLNYGEVLMEGTPEEVRGSAVVQETYLGGEVA encoded by the coding sequence ATGCTGCGCGCTGAGAACCTCGTCAAGACCTTCGGCGCGCTCGAAGTGACGAAGCGGGTGAGCATCCATGTGCCCATCGGCGTGCGCCACGCGATCATCGGGCCGAACGGGGCGGGCAAGACGACCCTCTTCAACCTGATCGCGGGAGAGCTTCAGCCCTCGGCGGGCCGCATCCTGATCGGGGAGACGGACGTCACACGGCTCGCGCCGGACGGGCGGGCGCGTCTCGGCCTCGCCCGCAGTTTCCAGAAGAACAACCTCTTCCCCCGCCAGACGGTGCGGGAGAACCTGGTGCTCGCCGACATCGCGGCGCGCGGTTACGGGTGGGAGTTCTGGCCGCGGCTATCGGCGCGCAAGGACGCGCACGCCCGCGCCGCGGCCGCCGCCGAGCGGGTGGGCCTCGCCGACATGCTGGACCGGACGGTGTCCGCGCTTTCCTACGGCGCGCAACGCCAGCTCGAAGTGGGCCTCGCCCTCGTCGCGGAGCCGAAGATCCTGCTGCTCGACGAGCCGACCTCGGGCATGAGCCCGGAAGAGACGGCGCGGATGCTGCGCCTCGTCGACGATCTGCCGCGCGATCTCGCCGTGCTGCTGATCGAGCATGACATGGACCTCGTCTTCGCCCACGCCGACCGCATCACGGTGCTGAACTATGGCGAGGTGCTGATGGAGGGCACGCCGGAGGAGGTGCGCGGGTCCGCTGTCGTGCAGGAGACCTATCTCGGCGGGGAGGTGGCCTGA
- a CDS encoding branched-chain amino acid ABC transporter permease, whose product MTGRATFRHLFAAATFIALGVYWTQAGYFGHEILAEIAVFAILAMSLDLIAGYAGLVSLGHAALFGTGAYLFAFFSVVLGWPVGLSMVAATAATGMIALVVGSVVTRVHGIFFIMITLAIGEMGHEFFFKNRTLGGDDGFAGIERLDLTWIGLDLNTPATFSMTLIVVALVIYLALNRLIASPFGAVLHGLHDNTTRMRALGLPVRRYQTSAFALSGTIAAFAGTLTAQHTMFISPKLLHWTLSGEVLVMVILGGLGTLAGPVVGAATLVFLRHELSDMTQYWGFWLGLFLVLIVMGGRNGIIGWAEWAWRKLPGGNRGAPADENTQGEEKGAADAAR is encoded by the coding sequence ATGACGGGACGGGCCACCTTCCGGCACCTTTTCGCCGCGGCGACCTTCATCGCGCTCGGGGTCTACTGGACGCAGGCGGGCTATTTCGGGCACGAGATCCTGGCGGAGATCGCGGTGTTCGCGATCCTGGCCATGAGCCTCGACCTGATCGCGGGCTACGCGGGGCTCGTCTCCCTGGGACATGCCGCGCTCTTCGGCACGGGTGCCTATCTCTTCGCCTTCTTCTCCGTTGTGCTGGGCTGGCCGGTGGGGCTGTCGATGGTCGCGGCGACGGCGGCGACGGGCATGATCGCGCTCGTCGTCGGCTCGGTCGTGACGCGCGTGCACGGCATCTTCTTCATCATGATCACGCTCGCCATCGGCGAGATGGGGCACGAGTTCTTCTTCAAGAACCGCACGCTCGGCGGCGACGACGGGTTCGCGGGGATCGAGCGGCTGGACCTCACCTGGATCGGGCTCGACCTCAACACGCCGGCGACCTTCTCCATGACGCTGATCGTCGTGGCGCTGGTGATCTACCTCGCGCTGAACCGGCTCATCGCGTCGCCCTTCGGCGCGGTGCTGCACGGGCTGCACGACAACACGACGCGGATGCGGGCGCTCGGGCTTCCGGTGCGCCGCTACCAGACGAGCGCGTTCGCGCTGTCCGGCACCATAGCGGCGTTCGCGGGCACACTGACTGCGCAGCACACGATGTTCATCTCGCCGAAGCTCTTGCACTGGACGCTATCGGGCGAGGTTCTCGTCATGGTGATCCTCGGCGGGCTGGGCACGCTGGCGGGACCGGTGGTGGGGGCCGCCACGCTCGTCTTCCTGCGCCACGAGCTGAGCGACATGACGCAGTACTGGGGCTTCTGGCTCGGCCTCTTCCTGGTGCTGATCGTGATGGGCGGGCGCAACGGCATCATCGGCTGGGCGGAGTGGGCGTGGCGCAAGCTGCCGGGCGGCAACCGAGGCGCCCCGGCTGACGAGAACACCCAGGGCGAGGAAAAGGGGGCCGCCGATGCTGCGCGCTGA
- a CDS encoding ABC transporter substrate-binding protein produces MLKTRTGAALVAALAAAAVALPAKAAEYKVGLLVPLSGVYAGLGNHIENGFNLGIEHFGSELGEHTITLERADTEANPASTLGKAKKMVLQDKVDVLTGIVSSAVLGALRDFVHQSQTPLVVANAGNDEATGKDCTPYIIRVSFSNAQVNRPMGTWMANKGIKKVYLMAPDYAAGHQMMNTFRKSFTEAGGEIVGEAYPPLQGTNDYGPYLAAAQAANPDAIFTFFAGSAAIAFVKQYKDFGIGKDIPLYGSGFLTSAAYVHVQGEAADGVTASLHYVPTIDTAENKRFQEAYQAKHEGKLGSEFAVAGYDAARLIIEAIKMSGGDKKALAENLRKVEFTGPRGPLSIDPATNNVVQNVYIFRNDFKDGKVTQTVLDTIPDVQDPPNGCKMM; encoded by the coding sequence GTGCTCAAGACACGTACGGGCGCTGCGCTCGTGGCCGCGCTGGCCGCTGCGGCGGTTGCGCTGCCGGCCAAGGCGGCGGAATACAAGGTCGGTCTGCTGGTGCCGCTTTCGGGCGTCTACGCAGGCCTCGGCAACCACATCGAGAACGGCTTCAACCTGGGGATCGAGCATTTCGGTTCGGAGCTGGGCGAGCACACGATCACGCTCGAGAGGGCGGACACGGAGGCCAATCCCGCCTCGACGCTCGGCAAGGCCAAGAAGATGGTCCTGCAGGACAAGGTGGACGTGCTGACGGGCATCGTCTCCTCGGCGGTGCTGGGCGCGCTGCGCGATTTCGTGCACCAGTCGCAGACGCCGCTCGTCGTGGCGAACGCCGGCAATGACGAGGCGACGGGCAAGGACTGCACGCCCTACATCATCCGCGTGTCCTTCTCGAACGCGCAGGTCAACCGCCCGATGGGCACCTGGATGGCGAACAAGGGCATCAAGAAGGTCTACCTGATGGCGCCGGACTATGCGGCAGGCCACCAGATGATGAACACGTTCCGCAAGTCGTTCACGGAAGCGGGCGGCGAGATCGTGGGCGAGGCCTATCCGCCGCTGCAGGGCACCAACGACTACGGTCCCTACCTGGCGGCGGCGCAGGCGGCCAACCCGGACGCGATCTTCACCTTCTTCGCGGGCTCGGCGGCGATCGCCTTCGTCAAGCAGTACAAGGACTTCGGCATCGGCAAGGACATCCCGCTCTACGGTTCGGGCTTCCTGACGTCGGCGGCCTATGTCCACGTGCAGGGCGAGGCGGCGGACGGGGTCACGGCCTCGCTGCACTATGTCCCGACCATCGACACGGCCGAGAACAAACGCTTCCAGGAGGCCTACCAGGCCAAGCACGAGGGCAAGCTCGGTTCGGAGTTCGCGGTGGCGGGCTATGACGCCGCACGCCTGATCATCGAGGCGATCAAGATGTCGGGCGGCGACAAGAAGGCGCTCGCGGAAAACCTCCGCAAGGTCGAGTTCACCGGCCCGCGCGGTCCGCTCAGCATCGATCCGGCGACGAACAACGTCGTGCAGAACGTCTACATCTTCCGCAACGACTTCAAGGACGGGAAGGTGACGCAGACCGTGCTCGACACGATCCCGGACGTGCAGGATCCGCCGAACGGCTGCAAGATGATGTAA